A single window of Leptolyngbya sp. 'hensonii' DNA harbors:
- a CDS encoding BrnT family toxin, producing MQFNWDENKAERNLSKHGVSFEEAKTVFDDPLYVDFYDPDHSEDEERYLIVGQSSRGRLLIVSYTERGNSIRIISARQVTRTERETYEEG from the coding sequence ATGCAGTTTAACTGGGATGAAAACAAGGCAGAACGCAATCTATCAAAGCATGGAGTCTCATTTGAGGAAGCAAAAACTGTTTTTGATGATCCTCTATATGTTGACTTCTACGATCCAGACCATTCTGAGGACGAGGAGCGTTATCTTATCGTTGGACAATCAAGCCGAGGACGATTGTTAATTGTGTCGTATACCGAAAGGGGCAATTCAATACGCATCATTAGCGCAAGACAAGTGACACGAACCGAGCGAGAAACCTATGAAGAGGGATAA